The Virgibacillus siamensis genome includes a region encoding these proteins:
- a CDS encoding histidine phosphatase family protein, producing the protein MIKLGFVRHGITPWNIEGRAQGSSDIPLAEQGLQEARLLAVRPEIRNWDIVYSSDLLRAKQTAEIIVDKIEVPLHLDPRLRERGGGLIEGTTEEERVKKWGPNWRELDMGFETNENIISRGMSFIEEISDKHVDKRVLVVSHGAFIKRLLNALMPDSDMDESLKNTSLTSLTRSMNVWNCSLYNCTAHLAKHDSLKL; encoded by the coding sequence ATGATTAAACTCGGTTTTGTACGCCATGGAATTACACCGTGGAATATCGAAGGCAGAGCGCAAGGAAGTTCGGATATTCCACTGGCTGAACAGGGATTGCAGGAGGCACGGTTACTTGCGGTGCGGCCAGAGATTCGTAATTGGGATATCGTTTATTCCAGTGATCTGTTGCGGGCAAAGCAAACGGCGGAAATTATCGTGGATAAAATCGAAGTACCACTGCATTTGGATCCAAGACTTCGTGAAAGAGGCGGCGGCCTTATTGAAGGAACCACAGAGGAAGAACGGGTGAAAAAATGGGGTCCGAACTGGCGTGAGCTGGATATGGGATTTGAAACGAATGAAAATATTATTTCCAGGGGGATGTCTTTCATAGAAGAAATTAGTGATAAACATGTGGATAAAAGGGTGTTGGTTGTCAGCCATGGCGCCTTCATAAAACGTCTGTTAAACGCTCTCATGCCGGATTCAGACATGGATGAATCCTTAAAGAATACTTCACTTACTTCGCTGACAAGAAGTATGAACGTCTGGAATTGCAGTTTGTATAATTGTACTGCACATTTGGCAAAGCATGATTCACTTAAGCTTTAA
- a CDS encoding S41 family peptidase, protein MYTKIFDEVVSILHEDYAGCIDKKGWDDPDFFRNKINQVAAQDTLNDEKFVEIVRDYLLDFKDLHMSFRNSMNSETTNATYAGFKVRRHRDLLYVVSSEKESRVKPGYVISELDGKRVAELVNVHKRQLMETKAKRENWGAVLSEYKYAKVNDRSGNTFTLELAAYEKEPFVPEYSLHALSESTLFMKLTDFTNHNEISRLIQENTGLLSDRKNLIIDVRVNKGGDDLAYFDLLPFLFDGEVIDLKRFDEGKMLTNCTYRNVELRKRMFHNLIASVDDNATKSQVNAFMKQLDENKGKGFVELGSAGMDESFLLKTRSGPDRVIILTDVYCGSSGDSFVEVCKNSGKVTVIGRPTLGLNDYANLAVMEWENKFELWYPTSKLSIVDEGKGMSGVGIQPDIYIPWNPGHIDKDADLEKAFELIDDKIGGRT, encoded by the coding sequence ATGTACACGAAGATATTCGATGAAGTTGTCAGCATCCTGCATGAAGATTATGCCGGCTGCATTGATAAAAAGGGTTGGGATGATCCGGATTTTTTTCGTAATAAAATAAACCAGGTTGCTGCACAGGACACTTTGAATGATGAAAAATTTGTGGAAATCGTCAGGGATTACCTGCTGGACTTTAAAGATTTACATATGAGCTTCAGGAATAGCATGAATTCCGAGACAACCAACGCAACGTATGCTGGATTTAAGGTAAGAAGGCATAGGGATTTACTTTACGTTGTTTCAAGTGAAAAGGAAAGCAGGGTAAAGCCTGGCTATGTGATTTCCGAACTGGATGGAAAGCGAGTTGCAGAGTTGGTCAATGTTCATAAAAGACAATTGATGGAGACAAAGGCAAAGAGAGAAAATTGGGGAGCGGTTCTTTCCGAATACAAATATGCCAAGGTGAATGATAGGTCAGGGAATACTTTTACACTTGAATTAGCGGCATACGAAAAAGAGCCCTTCGTACCGGAATATTCGTTGCATGCGTTATCTGAAAGCACCTTGTTTATGAAATTGACGGACTTCACCAATCATAATGAAATTTCCAGGCTTATTCAGGAAAATACCGGCCTTTTATCAGATAGGAAAAACTTAATAATTGATGTTCGGGTAAATAAAGGCGGGGATGACCTTGCCTATTTTGACCTGCTGCCGTTTCTGTTTGATGGAGAAGTGATCGATTTGAAGCGTTTTGATGAAGGAAAAATGCTTACAAACTGTACTTACCGAAATGTTGAGTTAAGAAAAAGGATGTTTCATAATCTAATAGCCTCAGTGGACGATAATGCAACCAAAAGCCAGGTCAATGCCTTTATGAAACAGTTGGACGAAAATAAAGGAAAAGGATTTGTTGAGCTGGGCTCCGCGGGAATGGATGAAAGTTTTCTATTAAAGACGCGCTCCGGTCCTGATCGGGTAATTATTCTGACAGATGTTTATTGTGGAAGTTCCGGCGACTCGTTTGTGGAGGTATGCAAAAACTCCGGAAAAGTTACGGTAATCGGCAGGCCGACGTTAGGTTTGAATGATTATGCCAACCTTGCTGTTATGGAATGGGAGAACAAATTTGAACTATGGTACCCTACATCAAAATTATCGATTGTGGATGAAGGCAAAGGAATGAGTGGTGTTGGAATCCAGCCGGATATCTATATACCTTGGAATCCGGGACATATTGACAAGGATGCGGATTTGGAAAAAGCATTTGAATTAATAGATGACAAAATTGGAGGTAGAACATGA
- a CDS encoding NUDIX hydrolase, translating to MTPPKHIVSAATIILNDQNELLLIKGPRRGWEMPGGQVEEGESLKDAAIRETKEECGVDVEITKFCGVYQNVTKSICNTLFLGKPVGGEPVSTGEALEAGYFPLEKALDMVTWKTFRQRIEHCLDEDVQPFYVEF from the coding sequence ATGACACCACCGAAGCATATTGTTTCAGCAGCAACGATTATTTTAAATGATCAAAATGAATTGTTACTGATAAAAGGACCTCGCCGGGGATGGGAAATGCCTGGGGGACAGGTGGAAGAAGGTGAATCTCTGAAAGATGCGGCAATCCGCGAGACAAAAGAGGAGTGCGGTGTGGATGTGGAGATTACCAAGTTCTGCGGTGTCTATCAAAATGTCACAAAGTCTATTTGTAATACTTTATTCTTAGGAAAGCCGGTGGGCGGAGAACCAGTTTCGACTGGGGAGGCATTGGAGGCAGGCTATTTCCCGCTCGAAAAAGCACTTGACATGGTTACCTGGAAAACCTTCAGGCAGCGGATTGAACATTGTTTAGATGAAGATGTACAGCCGTTTTATGTGGAATTTTAA
- a CDS encoding VOC family protein: MILGLHHAQITIPKGSEKEGRNFYCGVLELPEIEKPESLQGRGGFWLQVGDKQLHVGTEDDVDRSKTKAHIAYQVEDLSYWQDQLKQNGITIYDSVPIPGFERFEFRDPFGNRVEMIQEM; encoded by the coding sequence ATGATTCTTGGTCTGCATCACGCTCAAATTACTATTCCGAAAGGTTCTGAAAAAGAAGGAAGAAACTTTTATTGTGGGGTGCTGGAATTGCCTGAAATAGAAAAGCCTGAATCACTGCAAGGACGCGGCGGGTTTTGGCTGCAGGTTGGAGACAAGCAGCTGCACGTTGGGACTGAAGATGATGTTGATCGGTCTAAAACAAAAGCACACATCGCCTACCAGGTGGAGGATTTATCTTACTGGCAGGATCAGTTAAAGCAAAATGGAATTACGATATATGATTCCGTTCCGATTCCCGGATTTGAACGTTTTGAATTTCGGGATCCATTTGGCAACAGGGTGGAAATGATACAGGAAATGTAG